The window TGAAAAACTGGTCAAGAGTATTTATGAAAAGCCTAAGCGCATGCGGAGAGTACGTACCATAGAAAAATTGCAGGAGAAAAATGACAAAAGCAGTACTAGTCCTCGCCATACAGCCAAGGAGAACGGTCAGGACGATGAGGACGTTGAaatggaagaagaagaagaggaggAAGTTGAAATGCGACAAagaaaggatacaaagaaaaaacaagataaAACGAAAGACAAAGATAAAATAAAGGAAgataaagaagaaaagaaagttgaACGGAATAACAAAGCTGGCAAAGTAACAAAAAAGAACAATAATAAACAAACTAaagtaaagaagaagaaaaagaaggagAGAGAAACAACGCTGGATGATTTGCCTGTCGATCCGGATGAGCCGGTATATTGCGTATGTAATAGTATCTCATACGGCGATATGATTGGCTGTGATAATGAGGAATGCCAAATCGAGTGGTTCCATTTCGGGTGCGTTAATTTGACGCACAAGCCTAAAGGAAAATGGTATTGCCCGCATTGCACGATAGAAAGAAAGGAAAAGAACAAAAAGTAAACTTTTGATCGCTTTTTTTGTACATACAAAAATGCTTCTTTCAAGCAAACACTCCTCGAAACAAACGCGATATTTTTGTTAAGCGCCTCCATTTTATAACCCTTTATTTATATTAGTGGATATCTAATTTGACTAAGTTTAGCAGGATTAACCTTGACAATATTTGGAAGTAAATCTGTTTTCTgttgaatataattttttattttttacgcaGATAAGTTACAATCAAGTTAAAATGAAGCCTTGATTAAATGCCCGCccaaaatagttaaaaaatttgattGACTTATTTGAAGTATTACGGTGAATATACGACGACTTATTTTTCCACACCTTGCCATTTATGCTGTCTTATATGATAAATATAGCGACCTATCCAGTCGATATTGCTCCGACTAAATGTGACAAATAACGTTtatactgaattttttttattactctaGGGGTAACGGTAATGCACCTCTTACTCAGGTAACCTATGACGTTTAAAAACGCCTTTGCACCTGATTTGTTTATAACTACATACAAGAAAGCTGAAAAGCTTAACAGtcatactttttctaaaaccCAACACACTATTAACATTGAATCATTATAACACCTTATAAGCCAGCGTTCATGAGAGGGAAGTAGAAAAAAAGACAAGGTATTTTACTTTTCGCGGCTCAGCATTTCCGGCCAGAGTTGCAGACTTATTTTCACGTCTAGATTTGTAGATTTGACTTTCAGTAATATGTTACAGTCTGTTTTTTTACCATAATAAACGAGCAATCGGCAAACTAATGTCTTGCAAAATCAAAATGATGGACAAAAAAATACGTATAATCGACgcaatgctgatcaagaaaatttcgaaaaacCAACAAACACACACTAGCGTTAAGCTacgaataaattttttaagcaaAGTTAAATAACATTGCAAATGCCATTGAGTATATTTTCTTGCATACCTTAAGTACAAAGTAAAGTAAAGAAGTTAAGGGTACAAATTTTCGCGAGCATTTAATTTCGCTGATGGGCAAAATGGTATTCGCGGAAGGTGATTCTCGAAAATTTTCGCAGTTATTTAATTTCGCGGAAgaggttttaaattttttgttatttttttgttatttttaatttttgaataacgGGTGAAATGAAGAGATTAATATAaggaattaaatatttttaatataagttTTCTTTGTTCATTTAATCCACTTATCATTAAAACATGCAAAAGAATTTCTGCAGAAATCAACATCGTCTTCTTTATCTCCCCATTCAGATCCAGGATCGTATTCCCTATCGTTAACGAAGCTTTCAATCAGACAATTCGACACTTCGAAGTTCGAAGCATCAGTTGTGTTGGAGGATGCCATCAACGGAAATATTTTTTCGAAATGGATCTAAAGAGGGTATATTTTTAGCTCCCATCTTCATTGCATAAAGAATTCCAACTGCTTTCCATCCATTGATAACGATCGCTCTCTCTTCTTTGCCTGTGAATGGTCTATAAATTGATACGCTAAAACGTTGTCGTTTCTTTCTTATGGATGTTAAGTGCAGCGCAGTATTGTGAAGTATTAATTTACACAGATTACTTTTTGTACATTTGGAGAGACCTTAATtcctgatataatttaaaaactttaaagattTACGATGATTTGCGTTACGGTTGTGTATTGTTGAGAAAAC is drawn from Hydractinia symbiolongicarpus strain clone_291-10 chromosome 8, HSymV2.1, whole genome shotgun sequence and contains these coding sequences:
- the LOC130654367 gene encoding inhibitor of growth protein 1-like, which produces MAQSPVLPIIPNTEFVEHFIDSLENLPLDIQRHVSQLREYDVLYRTKLEQIGRWLCMYRKEDTSQEKRKFLTKIQKCLIKSQQFGDEKLNIISQIVDLVEARAQLVSKEAESIDMEHKDDIKNTVSNTHRVKLEKSKNMQSNEKLVKSIYEKPKRMRRVRTIEKLQEKNDKSSTSPRHTAKENGQDDEDVEMEEEEEEEVEMRQRKDTKKKQDKTKDKDKIKEDKEEKKVERNNKAGKVTKKNNNKQTKVKKKKKKERETTLDDLPVDPDEPVYCVCNSISYGDMIGCDNEECQIEWFHFGCVNLTHKPKGKWYCPHCTIERKEKNKK